A region from the Microbacterium lacus genome encodes:
- a CDS encoding ATP-dependent DNA helicase RecG produces the protein MPALALESRLDGAVGGKTATALERAFGMRTVGDLLAHYPRRYAKRGELTPISSLPIGEPVTIVAEVRRASERRMQNRKGSLLEVVISDGAGELSLTFFNQTWRLKDLQPGRRGVFAGKVGEYRGAKQLAHPDYELFDDEQTARLTAEANANLPIPIYPATSTIASWQLRKIVELVLDGLGPVADPLPESLRREEGLLDARTAIDRIHRPEVEGQIDQARATLRMHEAFVLQVALLQQRQSVRALSATSRAPGALLAGFDAALPFERTPDQISVGERIERDLQGDWPMNRLVQGEVGSGKTLVALRAMLQVAQSGGQSALIAPTEVLAGQHLRSIARMLGPRLAPELMPTLLTGQMPAAERRKAALRVASGQALIVVGTHALLSESTTFADLGLVVVDEQHRFGVEQRESLRAKGSAPHALVLTATPIPRTVAMTVFGDLDVSTIRTMPQGRAGIQTFVAPLAEKPGWFSRVWDRIAEEAAAGHQSFVVCPAIDAESQTKDDTADEPAAPSDGETVRTRWGVAQVLDLLSRHPSYARLRVAGLHGKMPADEKDAIMQSFARGEIDVLVATTVVEVGVDVANASTMAILEADRFGVSQLHQLRGRVGRGGVPGLCLLVTEAALGTPARDRVEAVAGTLDGFLLAEIDLDLRGEGDVLGDAQSGARSSLRLLRVVTDADLIAHARNVAEQVLEEDPALRAHPGLASALERRLGQHERAALAKN, from the coding sequence ATGCCCGCCCTCGCGCTGGAATCGCGTCTCGACGGCGCCGTGGGCGGGAAGACCGCCACGGCGCTCGAGCGTGCGTTCGGCATGCGTACAGTGGGCGATCTGCTCGCTCACTACCCCCGCCGCTACGCGAAGAGGGGTGAGCTGACCCCGATCTCCTCTCTGCCGATCGGCGAGCCCGTCACGATCGTCGCCGAGGTGAGGCGTGCGTCCGAGCGCCGTATGCAGAATCGGAAGGGATCATTGCTGGAAGTCGTGATCAGCGACGGCGCGGGCGAACTGTCGCTGACGTTCTTCAACCAAACCTGGCGATTGAAGGACCTGCAGCCGGGGCGGCGGGGGGTTTTCGCCGGGAAAGTGGGGGAGTACCGCGGCGCCAAGCAGCTCGCGCACCCCGATTACGAACTGTTCGACGACGAGCAGACGGCGCGACTGACCGCGGAGGCGAACGCGAACCTGCCGATCCCGATCTATCCCGCGACGAGCACGATCGCGAGCTGGCAGCTGCGCAAGATCGTCGAGCTGGTCCTCGACGGCCTCGGCCCGGTGGCGGACCCCCTGCCCGAGAGCCTCCGCCGCGAAGAGGGTCTGCTGGACGCGCGCACTGCGATCGACCGCATCCACCGTCCCGAGGTCGAGGGCCAGATCGATCAGGCCCGCGCCACCCTCCGTATGCACGAGGCGTTCGTCCTCCAGGTGGCCCTGCTGCAGCAGCGGCAGTCCGTCCGTGCACTGTCGGCGACGAGCCGGGCGCCGGGTGCGCTCCTGGCGGGTTTCGACGCGGCTCTGCCGTTCGAGCGCACGCCGGATCAGATCTCGGTGGGCGAACGCATCGAGCGCGATCTGCAGGGCGACTGGCCCATGAACCGGCTCGTGCAGGGCGAAGTCGGTTCGGGCAAGACGCTCGTGGCACTGCGTGCGATGCTCCAGGTCGCCCAGAGCGGTGGACAGTCCGCTCTCATCGCACCGACGGAAGTGCTCGCCGGCCAGCACCTGCGCTCGATCGCGCGGATGCTCGGTCCGCGTCTGGCCCCCGAGCTCATGCCCACGCTGCTGACCGGGCAGATGCCGGCCGCGGAGCGGCGCAAGGCGGCACTGCGCGTCGCCTCGGGCCAGGCGCTCATCGTGGTCGGGACGCACGCCCTGTTGAGCGAGTCGACCACGTTCGCCGACCTCGGTCTCGTCGTCGTCGACGAGCAGCATCGCTTCGGCGTCGAGCAGCGCGAGTCCCTGCGGGCGAAGGGCTCTGCTCCGCACGCGCTCGTCCTCACCGCGACCCCCATTCCACGCACCGTGGCGATGACGGTCTTCGGCGACCTCGACGTCTCCACGATCCGCACGATGCCGCAGGGACGGGCCGGAATACAGACGTTCGTCGCGCCCCTGGCCGAGAAACCGGGATGGTTCTCCCGCGTGTGGGACCGGATCGCCGAAGAGGCGGCCGCAGGTCACCAGTCGTTCGTCGTGTGTCCGGCGATCGACGCGGAGTCGCAGACGAAAGATGACACCGCCGACGAGCCGGCGGCGCCCTCGGACGGCGAAACGGTACGCACGCGGTGGGGGGTTGCGCAGGTGCTGGACCTGCTCTCGCGCCATCCGTCGTACGCGCGGCTGCGCGTCGCTGGGCTCCACGGCAAGATGCCCGCGGACGAGAAGGACGCCATCATGCAGTCCTTCGCGCGGGGCGAGATCGACGTGCTGGTCGCGACGACCGTCGTCGAGGTCGGGGTCGACGTCGCGAATGCCTCGACCATGGCGATCCTCGAAGCCGATCGGTTCGGGGTTTCGCAACTTCACCAGCTGCGCGGACGCGTGGGACGCGGCGGAGTGCCGGGACTCTGCCTGCTCGTGACGGAGGCGGCACTCGGAACGCCCGCCCGTGACCGTGTCGAAGCGGTCGCCGGCACGCTCGACGGCTTCCTTCTCGCCGAGATCGACCTCGATCTCCGCGGCGAGGGCGATGTGCTCGGCGACGCGCAGTCCGGCGCACGATCGTCGCTGCGGCTCCTGCGGGTCGTGACGGATGCCGATCTGATCGCCCACGCGCGCAACGTCGCGGAGCAGGTACTGGAGGAG